In the Candidatus Aegiribacteria sp. genome, one interval contains:
- the thiC gene encoding phosphomethylpyrimidine synthase ThiC: protein MKTAIEMARQGKATTVAERTAELENVPVDLLVKGLADGTIVVPANRTHDIRKPCAIGHGLTVKINANIGSSADMESTEVELDKLRVAVAYGADTVMDLSTGSEWKTILSRIMERSPVPIGTVPLYQVFGEALRGNRDVSDVSEDDIFSAVEDHCIAGVDYLTLHCGVTTRALKLLHVQGRKLGIVSRGGSLLAEWMEKHGKENPLFEHFDRLIDILHEYDVTFSLGDGLRPGCIADASDRAQIEELITLGELQKRSHRAGVQVMIEGPGHVPMDKIAENIRMQKSLCGGAPFYVLGPIVTDIAPGYDHITSAIGGAMAAWYGADFLCYVTPAEHLRLPDVEDVKVGVISSRIAAHAADIARGTRGAMKADNLMAEARERFDWEAQYSLSLDPATARHERDEALPSDNDVCSMCGHLCALKTSKRIFEKDQEKQR from the coding sequence ATGAAAACAGCAATCGAAATGGCGCGGCAGGGAAAGGCGACCACTGTAGCGGAACGAACTGCTGAACTGGAAAACGTTCCGGTTGATTTACTTGTAAAGGGTCTGGCTGATGGAACTATTGTAGTTCCGGCGAACAGAACTCACGATATCCGGAAACCTTGCGCCATCGGGCATGGATTGACCGTTAAGATAAATGCCAACATCGGCAGCTCAGCTGACATGGAATCAACCGAAGTTGAACTTGATAAACTTAGAGTAGCGGTTGCTTACGGCGCAGATACAGTTATGGACCTTTCTACAGGATCTGAATGGAAAACGATTCTAAGCAGAATCATGGAAAGAAGTCCTGTTCCAATCGGCACGGTTCCACTATATCAAGTTTTTGGTGAAGCCCTGCGAGGAAACAGAGACGTTAGTGATGTCTCCGAGGATGATATTTTCTCTGCAGTAGAAGATCACTGTATAGCGGGAGTAGACTACCTTACACTTCACTGTGGTGTTACCACGCGAGCCTTGAAACTTCTTCATGTTCAGGGCAGGAAACTGGGCATTGTCTCCAGGGGAGGTTCTCTTCTCGCCGAATGGATGGAAAAACACGGTAAGGAAAATCCTCTCTTCGAGCACTTCGATCGTCTGATAGATATTCTCCATGAATATGATGTAACCTTCTCTCTCGGAGACGGATTAAGACCCGGTTGCATCGCTGATGCTTCCGATCGGGCGCAGATAGAAGAGTTGATTACGCTTGGAGAATTACAGAAACGTTCTCATAGAGCTGGAGTACAGGTGATGATAGAAGGTCCGGGACACGTTCCCATGGACAAAATCGCTGAAAACATCCGGATGCAGAAAAGTCTCTGTGGAGGAGCTCCCTTCTATGTTCTCGGTCCTATAGTTACAGATATCGCCCCGGGATATGATCACATAACTTCTGCGATTGGCGGCGCAATGGCCGCATGGTATGGAGCGGATTTCCTGTGCTACGTAACTCCTGCTGAACATCTTCGTCTGCCTGATGTTGAAGATGTGAAAGTCGGTGTGATATCATCGAGAATTGCCGCTCATGCTGCTGATATCGCTCGGGGAACCAGAGGTGCAATGAAGGCTGATAACCTGATGGCTGAGGCAAGGGAAAGATTCGATTGGGAAGCTCAGTACAGCCTTTCGCTTGATCCTGCCACCGCAAGACATGAAAGGGATGAAGCTCTTCCATCGGACAACGATGTCTGCTCCATGTGCGGTCACCTCTGTGCACTGAAAACAAGTAAGAGGATCTTCGAGAAGGATCAGGAGAAACAAAGATAA